Part of the Zingiber officinale cultivar Zhangliang chromosome 8A, Zo_v1.1, whole genome shotgun sequence genome, CACCACACTATCGGCCTCCCCGATTTCTCCCAGGAGCTCCGATGCTTCCAGACTGTCACTTGCCACCAGGTACCCCAACCTTCTCCCCCCAATTTCGTTGCGAAATTTAGGGTTTATCCGATCTTAAACACGGCTTCGTTGATCTGCCCCAATCTGTAGGCGGTGATCAATAATTTGGACGATGCGCATGAGATGATCGATACTGCAATATCCACGGCTTTGAAAGAGAGCAAGCCCGTGTACATCAGCATCAGCTGCAACTTGCCGGGGATATTTCATCCCACCTTCGCAAACGAGCCTGTTCCCTACTTCCTCGCGCCCATGTAGGTGTTCGGTGCTCTCTCTCTGTCTTCAATTCTCGTTAAAATGAGAGGCGATGGTCCTTTGCAGGGTGAGCAACCAATTAGGACTGGAGGCTGCCGTGGAAGCAACAGCAGCATTTTTGAACAAGGCCGTGAAGCCAGTACTGGTCGCCGGACCCAATCTGAGGGTGGCTAAAGCACAGCAAGCTTTCGTGGAGCTCGCAGACGCGTGCGGCTATCCAATAGCCATCATGCCATCAGCCAAAGGACTGGTACCGGAGCACCATCCTCACTTCATCGGGACTTACTGGGGCGCCGTGAGCACCAACTTCTGTGGAGAGATTGTGGAATCAGCTGATGCTTACATGTTCGTCGGCCCGATCTTTAACGACTACAGCTCTGTGGGGTATTCTCTCCTGATCAAGAAGGAAAAAGCTGTGGTGGCAAAGCGGAACCGTGTCACCGTCGGCAATGGCCCCTCTTTTGGTTGGGTTTTCATGGCTGAATTCTTGGCTGCACTGTCTCATAAGCTGAAGAGGAACACTACTGCTATGGAGAATTATCGTCGTATCTACGTCCCTCCAAGCATGCCGATGAGACGAGAGAACAACGAACCTTTGAGGGTTAATATCCTTTTTAAGCACATTCAGGCATGCCTTTGAAAATCAAATTCAACTTCACTTCGATTCAAGTTTGTGCTTGTTGTTTGTATTGAGTTTGTCATATGTTTTCTTTCAAGCAGAGTATGCTGAGTGGAGAGACCTCTGTCATTGCAGAGACTGGTGATTCATGGTTCAATTGCCAAAAGCTTCATTTGCCGGAGAACTGCGGGTGAGTTGGTCGTCGTCTTACCATTGTGAATGGCTGGGAATTGTGATCATGAAGCCATCAAACGGTTGACCTAGTGATACAATTTTCTCAGGTATGAATTCCAAATGCAGTACGGATCAATTGGATGGTCAGTAGGTGCCACTCTTGGATATGCTCAAGCTGCCAAGGAAAAGCGTGTTATTGCTTGCATAGGAGATGGGAGTTTCCAGGTGAATTGTtaatctgttcttaatgatttttaTAAAATTGAAGAGctattattgttgatgaactaaACAAATATAAAGAGAAAACATTATTTCTTGGATATTTTTCCTCTAAATTCTTCATTCTTTTATTTACTACTCAAATATCCTTCTTTTTGTGTGGCTCAAATGAGGTTATTATCTATGATTCAAATGTAATCATACAGATGCAATCTCTAAGACTAAGAAATGAGATAGCTCTTAtgttttcattgtcttcatttttcttttcatgaTTACTGATTATCACTGTTGCTCTTCGATAATTGGCCTATAATTCTATAGGTGACTGCTCAAGATGTATCTACAATGATCCAGCAAGGGCAACACAGCATTATTTTTCTCATTAATAATGGTGGATACACTATCGAAGTAGAGATCCATGATGGGCCTTACAATGTGATCAAGAACTGGAACTACACTGCAGTTGTTGATGCCATAAACAATCAAGCAGGCAAATGTTGGACTTGCAAGGTGAGTTCGTTGCAAGTCGCGACCATTGATGACAGATCTAAGTTTTGAAATCAGTTTGACATGGAAACCCCTGGTGGTTTATTGCAGGTGAACACTGAGGAGCAATTAGAAGAGTCGATAGCCACAGCCACAGGAGACAAGAAGGATTGCCTGTGTTTTATCGAGGTAATTGTGCACAAAGATGATACTAGCAAAGAGCTTTTGGAATGGGGATCAAGAGTCTCATCTGCTAACAGTCGCGCGCCAAACCCACAATAGAAAAACTGCATGATATGAGTAAAAACTAAGA contains:
- the LOC122010253 gene encoding pyruvate decarboxylase 1-like, encoding MQDGSARRGPGTLGRHLARRLVQVGVRDVFSVPGDFNLTLLDHLIAEPELNLVGCCNELNAGYAADGYARARGVGACVVTFTVGGLSVINAVAGSFSENLPIICVAGGPNSNDYGTNRILHHTIGLPDFSQELRCFQTVTCHQAVINNLDDAHEMIDTAISTALKESKPVYISISCNLPGIFHPTFANEPVPYFLAPMVSNQLGLEAAVEATAAFLNKAVKPVLVAGPNLRVAKAQQAFVELADACGYPIAIMPSAKGLVPEHHPHFIGTYWGAVSTNFCGEIVESADAYMFVGPIFNDYSSVGYSLLIKKEKAVVAKRNRVTVGNGPSFGWVFMAEFLAALSHKLKRNTTAMENYRRIYVPPSMPMRRENNEPLRVNILFKHIQSMLSGETSVIAETGDSWFNCQKLHLPENCGYEFQMQYGSIGWSVGATLGYAQAAKEKRVIACIGDGSFQVTAQDVSTMIQQGQHSIIFLINNGGYTIEVEIHDGPYNVIKNWNYTAVVDAINNQAGKCWTCKVNTEEQLEESIATATGDKKDCLCFIEVIVHKDDTSKELLEWGSRVSSANSRAPNPQ